In Opisthocomus hoazin isolate bOpiHoa1 chromosome 3, bOpiHoa1.hap1, whole genome shotgun sequence, a genomic segment contains:
- the LOC142360913 gene encoding uncharacterized protein LOC142360913, which produces MLEILKVCEYLLEEDLKGAKGTVGSPPHKYPLVKTEFVYEDDGDNRPLIITKEIPFAATELAKLWKDFARTTRELETEYVWWVSLSGWDRILLLEREAEGYWGPGVFLTPSERRALWSLTQRAEHWAAGLNPLERGDPLATTGTTDQLLESVQKVACLQMMYDRELKPNLSSPMLLLADPERMTPQLRGLPDSLKPTGIQRQRRIQNTPSEGRTAATLEGGVTPDRRQPGSKVWMCGEIAQELISCGRRYGPVNRPYQRAETRALRAAEQGSGQSFFSGRSPDLAGKEKPLIRQGIWQLGLQKGIPRDLMHGLLTKKVEQLVQRWAKEETGKLFD; this is translated from the exons ATGTTAGAAATATTAAAGGTGTGCGAGTATCTTCTTGAA gaggacttgaagggagcaaaaggGACTGTAGGGAGCCCCCCCCACAAGTACCCgttggttaaaacagaattcgTATATGAAGATGACGGTGATAATCGCCCCCTgattattactaaagaaatcccttttgcggcAACTGAATTGGCAAAGCTGTGGAAAGATTTTGCAAGAACCACGAGAGAACTGGAGACAGAATATGTCTGgtgggtgtccctgtcggggTGGGACAGGATCTTGTTGTTggaaagggaagcggaagggtactggggcccgGGCGTGTTCTTAACCCCCAGTGAACGCCGAGCCCTGtggtcgctgactcagagggccGAGCACTGGGCCGCGGGGTTgaacccgctggagaggggggatcccctggccacCACAGGCACGACAGATCAGttattggaaagtgtgcagaaagtggcttgccttcagatgatgtatgaccgggagctcaagcctaatctgagctccccgatgctgctgctggcagaccccgaaagaatgactccccagctacgggggcttcccgattccctgaaacccaCAGGGATCCAGCGGCAGaggagaattcaaaacacccccagcgaggGGAGAACCGCGGCTACCCTGGAGGGGGGAGTGACCCCCGACCGTCGGCAGCCGGGGAGCAAAGTGTGGATGTGcggggagatagcccaagagctgattagcTGTGGGAGGAGATACGGACCTGTTAACCGGCCATATCAaagggctgaaaccagagccCTGCGAGCCGCAGAACAAGGGAGTGGGCAGTCGTTTTTCTCGGGGAGAAGCCCGGAtctggctgggaaagaaaagcccctaaTTCGGCAGGGGAtctggcagttagggcttcagaagggcattccccgggACCTCATGCATGGACTCCTGACCAAGAAGGTggaacagcttgtgcagagatg ggccaaagaggagaccgGTAAGCTTTTTGATTGA
- the LOC142360914 gene encoding syntabulin-like, producing MLLPSRVRKVSFLHKGRAYDKLQPYLAHFVRVPKQGVQHRLDGMICVLLKEPRTEADLSSSSSTGSISAPEARVTAAGSQRSSFSRNRGPYGQNNGSLSCKSAASPPASRQKEPLSALCKNQLTPANIRQNYRASSGTSSSSGSYKGSDSSPALRCSGGCHACGAHYKIKPPNPEQDLTALQQKEATLRHLKTKLKESESKLKEREIEIAELKAQLGRMKEDWIEEECKHVEGDLALNEARSKIKQLEQVIEAMKNNAVEKDQKIQKYFLDISIENKKLESLLQSMEMAQNSSAMDEQCLQYSCDAEGKPSALCATMPESLMAEDQALEEVADSRLLLSEDTSNGTDSAEESWSSTACEWSDPAPSSCVVKKLMLDSVADEKLTSSRQEEKSSSVMVEQAVQTDAVPYSLDVEQLIQNVFRAQDACSPVQSLCRKVEHRVGENHFMKELDFTDPHDDEAFGYVNTCSQAGRKRRYWSSSLLRDVPAVAAPVVSTVMWAFSTQRGGLDYIYNIGALLRGCCLVALHSLRRTLFSVKT from the exons ATGCTACTACCGTCGAGGGTCAGAAAGGTTTCATTTCTCCATAAAGGAAGAGCCTATGACAAACTGCAGCCATATCTGGCTCACTTTGTCCGGGTTCCAAAGCAAGGAGTTCAGCACAGACTGGACGGAATGAT ttgtgtgctcctgaaggagccac gaactgaagccgatttgagctcttcaagcagcacaggcagtatttcagcaccggaagcccgtgtgactgctgctggaagccaaagatcttctttttctcgcaa tcgtggcccttacggtcagaataacggatccttatcctgcaagtccgcagccagcccacctgcttcccgtcagaaggagcctctgtcagccctgtgcaaaaaccagctgactcctgccaacatccgtcagaattacagggcttcttcaggcaccagcagcagctcaggctcctacaaaggaagcgacagcagcccagcgctgag gtgttcagggggatgccatgcttgtggtgcccactacaagattaagccaccaaatccagagcaggatttgactgctctgcagcagaaagaagctacattgcggcatttgaaaacaaagctgaaggaatcggagagcaaacttaaagaaag ggaaatagaaatagcagagctcaaagctcagctgggacgcatgaAGGAAGACTGGATTGAAGAAGAGTGTAAGCATGTGGAGGGGGATCTGGCCTTAAacgaagcaagaagcaaaattaagcAGCTCGagcaggttattgaagccatgaaaaacaatgctgttgagaaagaccaaaaaattcagaaatacttcttagACATCAGCattgaaaataagaaactggaatctttgctgcagagcatggaaatggctcagaacagctctgcgatggacgagcagtgcctgcagtacagctgtgacgcagaggggaagccatcagcgttgtgtgccacgatgccagagagcctcatggcagaggaccaagctctggaggaggtggcagatagcaggctgcttcttagtgaggacacATCTAATgggactgattcagctgaagagagctggagcagcacagcttgTGAGTGGAGTGATCCCGCTCCCTCCAGTTGTGTTGTGAAGAAACTGATGCTTGACAGTGTTGCAGATGAAAAACTAACTTCTTCCcggcaggaggagaaaagcagcagtgtgatGGTGGAACAGGCCGTCCAGACTGACGCGGTGCCATATAGCCTAGATGTGGAGCAGCTCATTCAGAACGTCTTCAGAGCTCAGGATGCCTGTTCTCCTGTGCAGTCTCTATGCAGGAAGGTGGAGCACAGAGTTGGTGAAAACCATTTCATGAAAGAACTTGATTTTACAGACCCTCATGATGATGAAGCCTTTGGGTATGTCAATActtgctcgcaggcaggaagaaagaggagatatTGGAGCAGCAGTCTCCTGAGAGATGTTCCGGCTGTAGCTGCCCCTGTTGTATCAACTGTCATGTGGGCTTTCAGTACTCAGAGAGGAGGATTAGATTACATTTACAATATTGGAGCATTGCTTCGTGGTTGCtgcctcgtagccctgcactctTTACGCCGTACGCTCTTCAGTGTCAAAACTTAA
- the LOC142360915 gene encoding uncharacterized protein LOC142360915 yields MKLLPSVNQESSALSNGSSFKPAFIRYFCSARGDRAPVTLPVKVLALIFTQNSDASKPPPFLLHTEGCRQLKVPFEDLKGAKGTVGSPPHKYPLVKTEFVYEDDGDNRPLIITKEIPFAATELAKLRKDFARTTRELETEYVWWVSLSGWDRILLLEREAEGYWGPGVFLTPSERRALWSLTQRAEHWAAGLNPLERGDPLATTGTTDQLLESVQKVACLQMMYDRELKPNLSSPMLLLADPERMTPQLRGLPDSLKPTGIQRQRRIQNTPSEGRTAATLEGGVTPDRRQPGSKVWMCGEIAQELISCGRRYGPVNRPYQRAETRALRAAEQGSGQSFFSGRSPDLAGKEKPLIRQGIWQLGLQKGIPRDLMHGLLTKKVEQLVQRWSGREIAFGPDPSAPPLVNLGGGTKQGRSWVQAAQGALCYVWLVRPEDFAARGVSPRLPAAETPEASPSQSGPTLHVHPSAVCGAGSAPVPLVWLQPPGVNFGWKPGL; encoded by the exons atgaagctgcttccatcggtgaaccaggagtcttCTGCGCTTTCCAATGGTTCCTCCTTTAaaccag ctTTCATAAGGTACTTCTGCTCAGCAAGAGGTGACAGAGCTCCCGTCACCCTCCCGGTAAAAGTCCTTGCTCTGATCTTTACCCAAAACTCAGATGCTTCCAAGCCTCCACCTTTCCTCCTCCATACTGAAGGGTGTAGGCAGCTGAAGGTGCCCTTT gaggacttgaagggagcaaaaggGACTGTAGGGAGCCCCCCCCACAAGTACCCgttggttaaaacagaattcgTATATGAAGATGACGGTGATAATCGCCCCCTgattattactaaagaaatcccttttgcggcAACTGAATTGGCAAAGCTGCGGAAAGATTTTGCAAGAACCACGAGAGAACTGGAGACAGAATATGTCTGgtgggtgtccctgtcggggTGGGACAGGATCTTGTTGTTggaaagggaagcggaagggtactggggcccgGGCGTGTTCTTAACCCCCAGTGAACGCCGAGCCCTGtggtcgctgactcagagggccGAGCACTGGGCCGCGGGGTTgaacccgctggagaggggggatcccctggccacCACAGGCACGACAGATCAGttattggaaagtgtgcagaaagtggcttgccttcagatgatgtatgaccgggagctcaagcctaatctgagctccccgatgctgctgctggcagaccccgaaagaatgactccccagctacgggggcttcccgattccctgaaacccaCAGGGATCCAGCGGCAGaggagaattcaaaacacccccagcgaggGGAGAACCGCGGCTACCCTGGAGGGGGGAGTGACCCCCGACCGTCGGCAGCCGGGGAGCAAAGTGTGGATGTGcggggagatagcccaagagctgattagcTGTGGGAGGAGATACGGACCTGTTAACCGGCCATATCAaagggctgaaaccagagccCTGCGAGCCGCAGAACAAGGGAGTGGGCAGTCGTTTTTCTCGGGGAGAAGCCCGGAtctggctgggaaagaaaagcccctaaTTCGGCAGGGGAtctggcagttagggcttcagaagggcattccccgggACCTCATGCATGGACTCCTGACCAAGAAGGTggaacagcttgtgcagagatggtcagggcgAGAAATCGCTTTTGGGCCAGAtcctagtgccccacccttggTGAATCTGGGGGGGGGAACGAAACAGGGAAGAAGctg GGTGCAGGCAGCTCAAGGTGCCCTTTGTTACGTGTGGCTGGTGAGGCCAGAGGATTTTGCAGCCCGGGGGGTTTCTCCTCGCCTCCCGGCGGCCGAGACCCCCGAGGCCTCCCCATCCCAGTCCGGCCCG ACTCTGCACGTCCACCCCAGCGCAGTCTGCGGCGCCGGCAGCGCTCCGGTGCCTCTGGTTTGGCTCCAGCCGCCGGGCGTTAACTTTGGGTGGAAGCCGGGTTTGTAG
- the LOC142360916 gene encoding syntabulin-like, producing the protein MLLPSRVRKVSFLHKGRAYDKLQPYLAHFVRVPKQGVQHRLDGMICVLLKEPRTEADLSSSSSTGSISAPEARVTAAGSQRSSFSRNRGPYGQNNGSLSCKSAASPPASRQKEPLSALCKNQLTPANIRQNYRASSGTSSSSGSYKGSDSSPALRCSGGCHACGAHYKIKPPNPEQDLTALQQKEATLRHLKTKLKESESKLKEREIEIAELKAQLGRMKEDWIEEECKHVEGDLALNEARSKIKQLEQVIEAMKNNAVEKDQKIQKYFLDISIENKKLESLLQSMEMAQNSSAMDEQCLQYSCDAEGKPSALCATMPESLMAEDQALEEVADSRLLLSEDTSNGTDSAEESWSSTACEWSDPAPSSCVVKKLMLDSVADEKLTSSRQEEKSSSVMVEQAVQTDAVPYSLDVEQLIQNVFRAQDACSPVQSLCRKVEHRVGENHFMKELDFTDPHDDEAFGYVNTCSQAGRKRRYWSSSLLRDVPAVAAPVVSTVMWAFSTQRGGLDYIYNIGALLRGCCLVALHSLRRTLFSVKT; encoded by the exons ttgtgtgctcctgaaggagccac gaactgaagccgatttgagctcttcaagcagcacaggcagtatttcagcaccggaagcccgtgtgactgcggctggaagccaaagatcttctttttctcgcaa tcgtggcccttacggtcagaataacggatccttatcctgcaagtccgcagccagcccacctgcttcccgtcagaaggagcctctgtcagccctgtgcaaaaaccagctgactcctgccaacatccgtcagaattacagggcttcttcaggcaccagcagcagctcaggctcctacaaaggaagcgacagcagcccagcgctgag gtgttcagggggatgccatgcttgtggtgcccactacaagattaagccaccaaatccagagcaggatttgactgctctgcagcagaaagaagctacattgcggcatttgaaaacaaagctgaaggaatcggagagcaaacttaaagaaag ggaaatagaaatagcagagctcaaagctcagctgggacgcatgaAGGAAGACTGGATTGAAGAAGAGTGTAAGCATGTGGAGGGGGATCTGGCCTTAAacgaagcaagaagcaaaattaagcAGCTCGagcaggttattgaagccatgaaaaacaatgctgttgagaaagaccaaaaaattcagaaatacttcttagACATCAGCattgaaaataagaaactggaatctttgctgcagagcatggaaatggctcagaacagctctgcgatggacgagcagtgcctgcagtacagctgtgacgcagaggggaagccatcagcgttgtgtgccacgatgccagagagcctcatggcagaggaccaagctctggaggaggtggcagatagcaggctgcttcttagtgaggacacATCTAATgggactgattcagctgaagagagctggagcagcacagcttgTGAGTGGAGTGATCCCGCTCCCTCCAGTTGTGTTGTGAAGAAACTGATGCTTGACAGTGTTGCAGATGAAAAACTAACTTCTTCCcggcaggaggagaaaagcagcagtgtgatGGTGGAACAGGCCGTCCAGACTGACGCGGTGCCATATAGCCTAGATGTGGAGCAGCTCATTCAGAACGTCTTCAGAGCTCAGGATGCCTGTTCTCCTGTGCAGTCTCTATGCAGGAAGGTGGAGCACAGAGTTGGTGAAAACCATTTCATGAAAGAACTTGATTTTACAGACCCTCATGATGATGAAGCCTTTGGGTATGTCAATActtgctcgcaggcaggaagaaagaggagatatTGGAGCAGCAGTCTCCTGAGAGATGTTCCGGCTGTAGCTGCCCCTGTTGTATCAACTGTCATGTGGGCTTTCAGTACTCAGAGAGGAGGATTAGATTACATTTACAATATTGGAGCATTGCTTCGTGGTTGCtgcctcgtagccctgcactctTTACGCCGTACGCTCTTCAGTGTCAAAACTTAA